GAGAAGAAGCCGCCGTCATGCTTTGCAAGGCCGTAGGCCTTGTACCCTATGAACCGGGGGCTGATATATATAAGGATTCTGCCATTAGCCAGTGGAGCAGGCCCTATATAGGGGCAATATCAAACGCAGGTATAATGCAGGGATATTCCGATGGGACATTTCGCCCCTTAGGAACCATGACAAGGGCTGAGGCTGTTACATCGATAAATAATGGGCTGATGAGAAGAAACCAGAACATAGGCTCTTTCGTTCAGCCTGTGGAAAATCAGCAGATAAGCAGCGGCCTTACGGTAATTACCCCCAACACAGGAACAAATACTCAAAGCAATTCTTCTTCAAGCAATAGCCAAGGCTGGCAGGATATTGAGGATTTTGAAGTAGTAATAAGCGCTTCATCCTACGGCTCTTCCAGAGATGACAAATACATAAACGGCAACGTAAGAATAGACGCCAATTCAACTACCGTAAGAAACACAGAAATCACAGGAGACTTACTTATTTCTTCATCGTCAAAGGGAAGAGTTACCCTTGATAAGGTATCCGTAAGCGGAACCATTTATGTAGAAGGGAAATCAAGGCTTGTTTTAAGCGACAGCGACGTTTCGGACATTTTAGTCCGGTCAAGTAATTCCGACGTAATATTATCGGCGGAAGGAGAGACCACCGCAGGAACCGTATATTTATATTCAGGTGCCGAAATCTCCGAGGGAAAGCTTAAAAAATCTTATTACGGCTTTGAAGATATTGTGATAGAAGACTCTGTTAAAAATAATTCCAGATTTGAATTTTCAGGCGATTTTAATCAAATCGATATCTATGCTTCCAGAATAAAATTCATATTTACCTCCGGAACCATATCCAGCCTTAATATTGAAGACACTGCCGAAAGAGGAACTTATGACATTCATTCAGGAACTACCGTGGATACGGTGGATATATATGGCCAAAATTCTTCCTTTTCAGGCCGAGGCCGTATTAAATATGCCAATGTATATGCTAAATATGCTTATTTTTCCGTAAAGCCGGATACGGTTTATAATGATTACGATTATGATACAGGCTCAGGAAGCGTAAGTTACGGCGACTACAACCTTACGGTATATGTGGAAGATGAAGACGGTGACGACCTTGAAGATGCAAGAGTTACCATAAAAAGAGAAGGCTATTCTTCAGAAGATTGGGAAAGAACCAATTCCGCCGGCAGAGCTTACTTTGGCGATTTATATAATGATTATTACGATATAACCGTGGAAAAAAGCGGATATACTACAGAAACAAAGAGAGTTAATGTAAGGTATGACGATACGGAGATAAGGATAACGCTTCGGGAATCAAATTATAAAAAAACAATATTTACCGTTTTTGTTACAGAAGTAGATACAGATGGAGAGTATGTTTTTTTACCTGGGGCAAAGGTAGTTCTTAAAGTAGGAACATCTACTGTGGAAAAAATTACAAGTGCTGTAGGCATGGTCGTATTTACAGACTTGGATATTGGCAGATATGATATTACCATATCTAAGGACGGATATGAAAGCGAGACGGGGCAGATATTAGTTTCTTCAAACGAGGCAGATAATTTGTTAACTTTAGCTTTGATTAAAAAATAAAACAAAATAAATTTTCAATTAAAATACCCCTTTATTTCTTATTAGAAATAAAGGGGTATTTATAGCATTGCTATTTTTACATTGATTAAAGCTAATTACAGCCCGGAAGGCATATCTTTTTTAAACTTTTCACAAAGCTTTTCCTGCCAGTCGGTTTTTGCTTTAAGCTTTCCTAAGAAAAATCTTAAGGTTTCAGGTTCTTCGGTAAATTCAAGGCCGCCTATTAAATGGCGGTTTTCAAAAAGCCAGGATACACGGTCTGCAACAAATTTAACCTGAGAAAGGGTGAAAACTCTTTTTGGGAGAGCAAGGCGTACAAGCTCCATGCTCGCAAGCTGCTCGCTTCCGTCGGGATTTCTCTGTTCAGACATGGTTCCTCTTTCCATTCCTCTGACACCGCTTGCAATGTAGATGGCAGCGGCCAATGCGCCGGCAGGGTATTCTTCCTGAGGGATATGGTCTACAAAGCGGGAAGCGTCAATATGACAGCCAAGGCCTCCGGCAGGCGTTACTACAGGAACGTTCTTTTTCATAAGTTCTTCGCATAAGGCATTAACAAATAATGGGGTCTGGCTTATTACATCAATATCAAGGGTTTCTATAAGCCCTACTGCCAGTGCTTCCATTTCACGGATACTCATGCCGCCATAGGTAAGAAAGCCTTCAAATAAAGGAACCAATGTTTTTAAGCTGTCGAAATGATTTTGATTATTTGTAACGATTCCGCCGCCTCTTGCACAGCCGAGTTTTCTTGCAGAAAAGTAGATAATATCAAACATCTGGCCGATTTCGCTTGTAATTTCTTTTAAGGTTTTATCTTTGCAGCTTTCGTCTTTTGTTTTTATAAAGTAAAGATTATCGGCAAGAAGGCTTGCATCAAGGATTGAAAGAAGGCCCTTTTCTCTGCAGAAATCAGTTACCTCTTTCATATTGGATAAGGACACAGGCTGACCGCCTATGAGATTTGTTCCGGCTTCAACACGCACAAAGGATATTTTTTCGTTTCCAAGCTCGCAATGAAGCTTTTTAAGCTTATCCATGTCTATATTGCCCTTAAAGGGGCAGTCACTGTCTATATTAAGACCTTCATCTTTCAGTATTTCTTCTACTGAGCCGCCTAAGCGGGTAATATGGGCTTTTGTTGTCGTAAAATGAAAATTCATAATAGCTGTAGAATCCTCTTTTACAAAGGCTTGGGCCAATATGTTTTCACAGG
This is a stretch of genomic DNA from Anaeropeptidivorans aminofermentans. It encodes these proteins:
- a CDS encoding S-layer homology domain-containing protein, yielding MKKLFLWFSCLLLSVSVFSYKAEASEISDINGHWAEAVMRDWRSKDYISGYADGSVRPDNLVTRAEFFAMVNKPFGFIYSSPINFSDVRYGSWYYNIISTAVAAGYVSGYSDGTIQPDRYITREEAAVMLCKAVGLVPYEPGADIYKDSAISQWSRPYIGAISNAGIMQGYSDGTFRPLGTMTRAEAVTSINNGLMRRNQNIGSFVQPVENQQISSGLTVITPNTGTNTQSNSSSSNSQGWQDIEDFEVVISASSYGSSRDDKYINGNVRIDANSTTVRNTEITGDLLISSSSKGRVTLDKVSVSGTIYVEGKSRLVLSDSDVSDILVRSSNSDVILSAEGETTAGTVYLYSGAEISEGKLKKSYYGFEDIVIEDSVKNNSRFEFSGDFNQIDIYASRIKFIFTSGTISSLNIEDTAERGTYDIHSGTTVDTVDIYGQNSSFSGRGRIKYANVYAKYAYFSVKPDTVYNDYDYDTGSGSVSYGDYNLTVYVEDEDGDDLEDARVTIKREGYSSEDWERTNSAGRAYFGDLYNDYYDITVEKSGYTTETKRVNVRYDDTEIRITLRESNYKKTIFTVFVTEVDTDGEYVFLPGAKVVLKVGTSTVEKITSAVGMVVFTDLDIGRYDITISKDGYESETGQILVSSNEADNLLTLALIKK
- a CDS encoding tryptophanase; translated protein: MNNTVSFFSGENIPLEMHKVRMVQKLNLISVDERLEAIQEAGNNTFLLKNKDVFLDMLTDSGVNAMSDKQYAAMMVADDSYAGSETFYRLEEALKEVFGTKFFLPAHQGRACENILAQAFVKEDSTAIMNFHFTTTKAHITRLGGSVEEILKDEGLNIDSDCPFKGNIDMDKLKKLHCELGNEKISFVRVEAGTNLIGGQPVSLSNMKEVTDFCREKGLLSILDASLLADNLYFIKTKDESCKDKTLKEITSEIGQMFDIIYFSARKLGCARGGGIVTNNQNHFDSLKTLVPLFEGFLTYGGMSIREMEALAVGLIETLDIDVISQTPLFVNALCEELMKKNVPVVTPAGGLGCHIDASRFVDHIPQEEYPAGALAAAIYIASGVRGMERGTMSEQRNPDGSEQLASMELVRLALPKRVFTLSQVKFVADRVSWLFENRHLIGGLEFTEEPETLRFFLGKLKAKTDWQEKLCEKFKKDMPSGL